In a single window of the Pirellulales bacterium genome:
- a CDS encoding aminotransferase class I/II-fold pyridoxal phosphate-dependent enzyme has product EDICPRPESLPPQPTQPLVAPLYTAAVYRCESIEQADALLSGHLAGYAYLRDGHPNADLLSEKCRALHGAERAVICSSGMAALAVAALSQLAAGDHVVLSNQLYGRSLVLFTTECARLGIKSTVVDVCDLNAVRASLAAETKLIVAETIANPLLRVPDITALATLARSAGARLLVDNTFASPAVCRPLDHGADLVMESLTKIMSGHSDVCLGLLCGHEKHWTRVPAALSTFGFTASPFDCWMAGRGLGTMALRVDRASANALAAAHFLAGQSQVAAVYYPGLAAHPDHALAVRQFLGGFGSMVSFTLADGRAAADRFIQAARAIPFAPSLGDLSTTLSHPEVTSHRGMTPEARAALGITGGTIRLSLGIESTEAVLAALAEGLAGI; this is encoded by the coding sequence CGAGGATATTTGCCCCCGCCCCGAGTCGCTTCCGCCGCAGCCGACGCAGCCGCTGGTCGCTCCGCTGTACACGGCGGCGGTCTATCGCTGCGAGAGCATCGAACAGGCCGACGCTTTGCTATCGGGCCATCTCGCCGGCTACGCCTATCTGCGTGACGGGCATCCGAATGCCGATCTCTTGTCGGAGAAATGCCGTGCTCTGCACGGCGCCGAGCGCGCCGTGATTTGCTCCTCGGGCATGGCAGCCTTGGCGGTCGCGGCCCTGTCGCAACTTGCCGCCGGCGATCACGTCGTGCTCAGCAACCAGCTCTATGGCCGTTCGCTCGTCTTGTTCACGACCGAGTGCGCACGACTGGGAATCAAAAGCACCGTCGTCGATGTTTGCGATCTCAACGCGGTCCGGGCGAGCCTGGCGGCGGAAACGAAACTGATCGTGGCCGAGACGATTGCCAATCCGCTCTTGCGCGTGCCCGACATCACGGCGCTTGCCACCTTGGCTCGGTCGGCCGGTGCGCGGCTGCTCGTTGACAATACGTTTGCCAGCCCGGCGGTTTGCCGGCCGCTCGATCATGGCGCCGACCTGGTCATGGAAAGCCTGACCAAGATCATGAGTGGGCATAGCGACGTCTGCCTGGGCCTGTTGTGCGGTCATGAGAAGCATTGGACGCGCGTGCCGGCCGCCTTGTCCACATTCGGATTCACGGCCAGCCCGTTCGATTGCTGGATGGCCGGGCGCGGACTGGGCACGATGGCGCTGCGCGTGGACCGGGCTTCGGCCAACGCGCTGGCCGCCGCACACTTTCTCGCCGGACAATCGCAAGTCGCGGCGGTCTACTACCCGGGGCTTGCAGCGCATCCGGATCATGCGCTGGCGGTGCGGCAATTCCTGGGCGGGTTCGGCTCGATGGTGTCGTTCACGCTCGCCGACGGGCGCGCGGCCGCCGACCGATTCATTCAGGCGGCGCGGGCGATTCCGTTCGCACCTTCGCTGGGCGACCTGAGCACGACGCTATCGCATCCCGAAGTTACCAGCCATCGCGGGATGACGCCCGAGGCGCGCGCGGCCTTGGGCATCACCGGCGGAACGATCCGACTGTCGCTCGGAATCGAGTCGACCGAGGCCGTGCTGGCGGCCTTGGCCGAGGGACTGGCCGGAATCTGA
- the infA gene encoding translation initiation factor IF-1 — protein sequence MAEKEEALEVEGVVTQALANTRFRVTLDGGHIVIAHVAGRMRKNFIRIVPGDKVRVELSPYDLTKGRITFRER from the coding sequence ATGGCGGAAAAAGAAGAAGCATTAGAAGTCGAAGGTGTCGTGACGCAGGCCCTGGCGAATACGCGCTTTCGCGTAACACTCGACGGCGGCCACATCGTCATTGCTCACGTGGCCGGCCGCATGCGAAAGAACTTCATTCGTATCGTGCCGGGCGACAAGGTGCGGGTCGAGCTCTCTCCCTACGACCTGACGAAAGGCCGCATCACGTTTCGCGAGCGGTAG
- a CDS encoding leucine-rich repeat domain-containing protein, with protein MPDAPFTHRPRSAPAVFVSLRSTIAAAVFGLLMLPWACSVAVAGDETDEAAAAAKIELLGGRITRDNSQPDRPVIGVDFSQRRRSSVRFLGLLKELRHLQTLDFTDSNITDDGLAQLEGLGTLTSLSLDGVPIGDEGLRHVGKLTSLRTLGLHGTNMTNAGLQPLRALKNLTTLSLSYNEITDIGLKEIRDFTELTELNLSGTKITDAGLRELAALPNLATLRLRFTGITDTGLKELQRLNNLTTLELNFTDVSDTGMKELVALKRLETLELWKTRITDEGLKSISALNSLQTLNLNQTNVTDAGLNCLSSLPTLKSLNLSHTQIGDVGLRVAAGLTGLEHLYLGRTKITDVGLKEVPKLKSLATLQIYDTQISDAGLKELRSLTNLSRLELSETNITDVGLKEIAGLTNLTTLYLGATRITNAGLSQLKNLQRLESLGLWETKITDAGLSEIRHLPNLALLTLGDCMITDAGLAEVGNLKNLTTLTLSGCSITNAGLKELSGLSKLNMLRLNNSAISNVDDLVGLKNLSFLDLSGTAVTDEALPALANLTNLRMLDLNDTAVTDEGLKDLKQLGNLVNLLIRGTQISDAGVGELRGELPATTVVY; from the coding sequence ATGCCCGACGCGCCCTTTACCCACCGACCGCGATCCGCCCCGGCGGTTTTCGTTTCTCTTCGGTCAACAATCGCCGCTGCAGTATTCGGCCTGCTGATGCTGCCCTGGGCCTGCTCGGTGGCCGTGGCCGGCGACGAGACGGACGAGGCCGCGGCCGCCGCAAAGATCGAGTTGCTCGGCGGCCGGATCACGCGCGATAACTCGCAGCCGGATCGTCCAGTAATCGGCGTCGACTTCAGCCAACGGAGAAGGAGCAGCGTCCGATTCCTGGGCCTGCTCAAGGAACTTCGGCACCTGCAGACGCTCGACTTCACGGATTCCAACATAACGGACGACGGCCTGGCCCAGTTGGAGGGACTCGGCACTTTGACATCGCTGTCGTTGGACGGCGTCCCGATCGGCGATGAAGGCCTGCGACACGTCGGCAAGCTGACGAGCTTGAGAACGCTCGGCCTTCATGGAACCAATATGACAAACGCCGGCCTGCAGCCGCTGCGTGCGCTCAAGAACTTGACGACGCTAAGTCTTAGTTACAACGAAATCACCGACATCGGCCTCAAAGAAATTCGAGACTTTACCGAACTCACGGAGCTCAATCTCTCGGGAACGAAGATCACGGACGCCGGTTTGCGTGAGCTGGCTGCGCTGCCGAATCTCGCGACGTTGCGGCTTCGCTTTACAGGAATCACCGACACCGGACTGAAGGAACTGCAGCGCCTGAATAACCTCACCACGCTCGAGCTCAATTTCACCGACGTCTCGGACACCGGCATGAAGGAGCTCGTCGCGCTCAAGAGACTGGAAACGCTCGAGTTGTGGAAGACGAGGATCACAGACGAAGGGTTGAAGTCCATCAGTGCACTGAACAGCCTCCAGACGCTCAATCTCAACCAAACAAATGTCACCGACGCCGGACTGAATTGCCTAAGCAGCTTGCCGACATTGAAATCTTTGAACCTCAGCCACACGCAGATCGGCGACGTGGGTCTGAGAGTGGCAGCCGGGCTGACCGGTCTTGAGCATCTATACCTCGGGAGAACGAAAATCACGGACGTCGGGCTGAAAGAAGTGCCGAAGTTGAAGTCGCTCGCCACGCTCCAAATCTATGACACGCAGATCTCGGACGCCGGCCTGAAGGAACTGCGCTCTCTGACAAATCTGTCCAGGCTCGAACTGTCGGAGACCAATATCACGGACGTCGGCTTGAAGGAAATCGCGGGCCTAACGAATCTGACAACCCTCTACCTCGGCGCGACTCGAATCACCAATGCCGGATTGTCGCAGCTCAAGAACCTGCAGCGACTCGAGTCGCTTGGTCTATGGGAAACCAAGATCACCGACGCCGGGCTAAGCGAAATCCGTCACCTGCCAAACCTCGCCCTCCTCACGCTCGGCGATTGCATGATTACGGATGCTGGCCTCGCGGAAGTCGGGAATCTTAAAAACCTGACCACGCTCACTCTCAGCGGCTGTTCGATCACGAACGCCGGGTTGAAAGAACTAAGCGGGCTGTCGAAACTGAACATGCTCCGGCTCAACAACTCGGCCATCTCGAACGTCGACGACCTTGTTGGACTGAAGAATCTGTCCTTCCTCGATCTGAGCGGAACCGCGGTCACGGACGAAGCGCTTCCGGCGCTGGCGAATCTTACGAACCTGCGCATGCTCGACCTTAATGACACCGCAGTGACGGACGAAGGACTCAAAGACCTCAAGCAGCTAGGAAACCTCGTAAACCTCCTCATTCGTGGCACCCAAATCAGTGATGCCGGCGTGGGCGAGTTGCGCGGCGAACTGCCGGCGACGACCGTCGTCTACTAG
- a CDS encoding ferredoxin has protein sequence MPIVNFVTEKKQVQVPEGANLRVEAMKAGIKLYNGINGYGAKLNEVFNCHGFGHCGTCRVLITKGKENASPMGLVETFTCKYNPLSPAMFAYIGNEDTMRLACRTKVMGDMDVVTRPDLNLTGENFFS, from the coding sequence ATGCCAATCGTCAATTTCGTCACTGAGAAGAAGCAAGTTCAGGTGCCCGAGGGGGCCAATCTTCGCGTGGAAGCGATGAAGGCCGGGATCAAGCTCTATAACGGCATCAACGGCTACGGCGCGAAGCTGAACGAAGTTTTCAATTGCCACGGGTTCGGCCACTGCGGCACGTGCCGGGTGCTGATCACCAAGGGGAAGGAAAACGCCAGCCCGATGGGCCTGGTCGAGACGTTCACCTGCAAATACAACCCGCTGTCGCCGGCGATGTTCGCCTACATCGGCAACGAAGACACGATGCGGCTGGCTTGCCGCACCAAGGTGATGGGGGACATGGACGTGGTGACACGGCCCGACCTGAACCTGACGGGCGAGAACTTTTTCAGCTAG
- a CDS encoding P-II family nitrogen regulator: MKQVVAIVKPYLVEKVLEGLKRAPLEAVSVREVKGYGRQKNYLDQYAGSEYSLAFLPKVEINLWVEDARVEEITRRIVEVARTGRMGDGKIFVLPAVACDRVIDIGKASAKGK; this comes from the coding sequence GTGAAGCAGGTTGTCGCCATCGTCAAGCCGTACCTGGTCGAGAAGGTCCTGGAAGGACTGAAGCGGGCTCCGCTCGAAGCCGTGAGCGTCCGCGAAGTGAAAGGCTACGGCCGCCAGAAAAACTATCTCGATCAATACGCCGGCAGCGAATACTCGCTGGCGTTTCTCCCCAAGGTCGAGATCAACCTGTGGGTCGAAGACGCGCGCGTCGAAGAGATTACGCGCCGCATCGTCGAGGTGGCCCGCACGGGCCGCATGGGGGACGGCAAGATTTTCGTCCTGCCGGCCGTGGCCTGTGACCGCGTGATCGACATCGGGAAAGCGAGCGCGAAGGGGAAGTAA
- a CDS encoding type II toxin-antitoxin system RelE/ParE family toxin, producing the protein MPAVLFLPEARDDLRDIWNYLIGNASVERADAVLDRVKAACDRYASHPELGEVRHDLAPDVRCFTTDSLVIFYAPTSDGIQIVRVIHGARNVAAQFRKHGR; encoded by the coding sequence ATGCCCGCTGTTCTATTCCTCCCCGAAGCGCGTGACGATCTCAGAGATATTTGGAACTACCTCATCGGCAATGCGTCGGTCGAACGCGCGGATGCTGTCTTGGACCGGGTGAAGGCTGCGTGCGATCGCTACGCGAGCCATCCGGAACTTGGAGAAGTACGGCACGACCTAGCGCCTGATGTGCGTTGCTTCACCACGGATTCGTTAGTGATCTTCTACGCTCCAACCTCTGACGGAATTCAAATCGTGCGAGTCATTCACGGCGCGCGCAATGTGGCGGCACAATTTCGCAAGCACGGCCGATGA
- a CDS encoding type II toxin-antitoxin system ParD family antitoxin, protein MSYAFPPDLQRAVDERMAAGGYESADELLLDAVRALDHLEKQYQELRAEIRERLDRRGKAPAQPIDFEAFKAELRATLPTTK, encoded by the coding sequence ATGTCCTACGCATTCCCTCCCGATCTGCAGCGAGCTGTCGACGAGCGAATGGCCGCCGGCGGCTATGAATCGGCGGACGAACTGTTGCTCGACGCCGTTCGCGCTCTCGACCATCTGGAAAAGCAGTACCAGGAACTGCGTGCGGAGATTCGGGAAAGGCTCGATCGCCGCGGCAAGGCGCCCGCGCAACCGATTGACTTCGAGGCTTTCAAGGCGGAATTGCGGGCCACTTTACCAACTACGAAGTAG